TACAGGCGCTGGTACGCGGTGCGCGTGACGCCGGGGGTCTCGAGCACCGTGGTGAGGTAGTCGGAGAACGACCCCTCCCAGTGCAACTTCTTGTACTCGGTGGTATCGAGTTGCGTTCTCAGGGTATCCAGAATCGCCGTGGCTGTGGCCATGAGTAAAAGTGACCTCCGTGGGCGGCGCGGGGCGCCGATAGGTGGTGCTCGCAACGGTAATCGACACCGCTCGTGGTCCCAGGTTCGGATGCGATGGGACCGATTGCCGGCTCGTGGCGGTTGAGTCAACCGGGAGCCGCGGCGGGAGCGGGAAAGGAGCGCGTGCTTCTGTCCCCTGTCAAAGAACGGAAGCCGAGAGCGGGCGAACGGCTGGAGTAGGGTATCTCGTTCCCCAGCACCCCGCAAGCCCACACCCCGCTCAGTTTTCAAAAGCTACCGCATTCTACCGCCGCGCGCCGCGTTACACCAAGAAAAGATGTCCGCGCGCAACTCGGCTTGCGCGAATCGCTCCAGTAACGTACACTCCCCGAACGGCTCGGTGCGGGTGTCTTTTTCCCCGCGCCGTGCGAATAATGTTTGAGGGCGATGTCCCGTTTCACGGACGAAGGAGATTGGCGATGCGAAATTTACTCGCTCTGGTCGGGTTGGCCGTTATCGGGTTCGGTGGTATTGGGTGGTACATGGGTTGGTACAAGCTGAACGTCGCGAAAAACACCGACGGCAACATCCAGATTACAACCGACGTGGACACGAAAAAGGTCGGTAGCGATTCGTCGGAGTTCCTCAAAAACGTCAGCACCGTGATCGGCAGCCACGTCGATAAAGCCGCACAAGAAGCGAAGACGGCCGCCCCGAGCACCGCGCCCGGCACCACCCCCGGCCCGCTCACCCCGTCACAAAACGGGACCACCGTTCCGGCGCTTCCCTCGATTCCGAGCACCCCGGTTGCGCCGCCCGCGCACGGCGGAATCCCTCTTCTCGCGCCGAAGTCGAAATGAGTTGCGCCCGACGAGAGCGCGAGCGGCTCGCCTCCAACTTGGGCCGAGCGCCGCGCTCCACAAAGAAACGCACCTCTGAACGACAACCGTTTTTCCTGCCGAGTAGCATTTCCCCTCATTTGCGCGAACGTGTCGCATTTAACGGGTGTCCACCATACCCCGCGGCACATTACCTGACCCAATAATTGACATCAGTTCAGTTGACGGGTATACACATCCTGCCGCGCAGTTTCGCGCCCGCGTTACTACTTCCCACGAGGTTCCGGCATGGAGCTGATCGAGTCGCGGTCGATTTTTTCGCCCGCTACCGGGTTCATCCGGCGCGGCGGGTTCGAGTGGACGTGCAACCCCTACGTCGGTTGCACATTCGGGTGTACGTACTGCTATGCGGCCTTCCTGCCCCAAAATCGGCGGCCCCCGGACGAGTGGGGCAAGTGGATTACCGCCAAGAAGAACGCCGCAGCGCTCGCCGAGAAGCACGCGCCGAGGATCGCCGGGTTGCCGGTCTACATGTCGAGCGTCACCGATCCGTACCAGCCCATTGAACGCGGCCTGATGCTCACGCGGGGCATCCTCGAGGCGATCCGTCCGCACCAGCCGCGCCTGACGATTCAAACGAGGGGGCCACTCGTGGCGCGAGATATTGATGTGCTGAAGGAGTTCCACAGCCTGCGCGTGAACATGTCGATTCCGACCGATTCGGAGCGCGTGCGGCAACAGTTCGAGCCGAAGGCCCCGCCGCTCGATCGGCGCTGGGACGCGCTCGCGCAACTCAAAGACGCGGGCATTGCGGTGGGCGTCTGCGTGACGCCGACGCTGCCCGTCGCGAACGTGGACACGTTCGCCCGCCGAATCGCGGACTTTAAGCCCGATGTTGTGGTGTGTCAGGATTTCCACGACGCCGGCGGGCGCTTCGGCGCGGATACGGGCGCAGAAGCGCGAACCTTGCTCGCCGAAACCGGTTGGGGTCCAGCAGACTACCGCCGCTTCGTGAACCGCTTGCGCCTCAGTGCGACCGTCTTCGAGGGTGAAAGCGGCTTCTTCCCTCCGCCCGTTGGGGAAGAAAGACAGAAATCCGCCACAGATGAGCGCAGATAAACACGGATCAGAGAAGACTGGTAACGTTCACCGAATGGACTACCCGACGTACCGTGATCGTGGTTGGGACATCGGCCGTGGTCCGAAGGGGACGGGGTGCAAGATTGTGGGCCGCCGGTTGCGCGGCGCGGGCATAAAGTGGTGGAAGCTCCAGTCTGCCAGTGCCGTGGCACTCGAACTTTATCAGCGGCGATTGGTCGCGGGTCGGTGGGGCCGGTCACGCGGCTGCGCGGAAACGGGCAGGGCGTGGGGCCGTGGTTATTGCACGTGCGAGTGTTGATTTATGTGCCGTATTGTTGTTAAATAGTTTGAATTATTCTTCGGGTTGCCGATTCTAATGGTGCCGGTCTAATCTTGTCGTGTGGGCGTCGGGATCGCGGGGCGCGCGGTTCGGCGCCCGGGGTCGATTCGCACCTCAAACTCGTGTGGACGCCGCCGGCCCGTGCGACGCTTGAACGACACCTTCCTTGTGAAACTGGCCGACGCCCTGCGCCCGCTGACCGATCCGGTCGAGGTCCAGGCCACGGCCGCGCGCGCGCTCGGTGAGTACCTCCGCTTGAGCCGAGTACACTACGGCGAAACCACGGACGACGGCTTCGTCGTGGTCGAGCGCGATTACACCGATGGGGTGATGGGGATCCGAGGGCGGTTCCGGATGGACGGGTTCGGTCCCGGTCACATCGCGCTGCTCCGCGCGGGGCGAACGCTCGTGGTGCCGGACGTCGCGCACTGTGCGGAACTGACCGAGGCGGAGCGCGGGGCCTACGCGGGCGTTTCGGTCGGGGCGATGGTCGGGGTGCCGCTCGTTAAGGGCGGGCGGCTGACCGCGGTGCTGGCCGCTCACCAGTCCGCCGTGCGGGAGTGGACCCCAGAGGACGTCGCGCTCATCGAGAGCGTAGCGGAGCGGACCTGGGCCGCGGTCGAACAAGCGCGGGCCGAATCCGCGCTGCGCGCGAGCGAGAAGGTGCGCCTGGTGGCGCTCTCGGCCGGGCGGATGGGAACGTGGGGGTGGGATCTCAAGGGGCGGACCGTCAGTGGCGACGCCGCGTTCGCGGCGATGTTCAACGTGCCGCCCGGGGACCGCGCCCTGCCGGTCGAAGCGCTTCAGGAGAAGATGGCGCCCGAGGACGCGGCAAAGTTCGAGGCGCTGATGCGGGCCGAACTCGCGCCGGGCGCCGAGATCGAATACACGTTGCGCCTGGACCGCGTTTATGGCGCCCCGATTTGGTTGGCGTGGCGCGGCCGGGCGGACGCGGAGACCCCTTCGTACCTCGTCGGGGTGTGCTTCGACGTTACCGCGCGGATGAGGGCCGAAGACGCGCTCCGCGAAAGCGAGCTCCGGTTCGAGCTCGCTCTGACCGCGGCGCAAATGGGCGTCTGGACGCTCGACGTCGCGACCGGCGTGCAGGTGCGCGACCCGAACCTGAACCAGTTGCTCGGGCTCGCGCCCGCGGAAACGACGCAGCCGTTCCCGGAGTTCCTCGACCACGTCTACGTCTACGATCGCGCCCCGGTGCGCGCCGCGTTCGATGCGTCCGTCCACTGGGGGCGGGGCCTGAGCACCGAGTTCCGTGTGGTCTGGCCGGACGGGTCGGTGCGCTGGTTGCGCGATCGGGGGGACGTGTTCGGCGACTCCCGCACCGGCACGCGGCGCATGGCCGGTGTGTGCGTTGACGTGACCGATCTGAAGGACGCGGAGGAGGCCCTACAGCGGGCACACGCCGGGCTCGAAACGCGGGTGATCGAGCGCACGACCGAACTGGCGTCGGCGCTCGAGTCACTGGGGAGCGAGATGGCCCGGCGCGTGGACCTCACCCGGCGCCTCGCTACCGCGCAGGAAGACGAGCGGCGGCGCGTCGCCCGCGACCTGCACGACTCGGTCGGCCAGCTCCTGGCCGGGCTGTCGCTCGCCGTCAAAGCCGTCGAGACGGCGGGCGAGCTTCCGCCCGCGTCGGCCGCCCGGCTGACCGAGGTGCAGCGGATGGCGGACGCGCTGGGGCGGGAGATTCACGGCCTGGCCGTCCGGTTGCGCCCGACCTCGTTGGACGACATCGGGCTGGAACCGGCCCTCGAGCAACTCGTGGCCGAGTGGTCGGGCCGGTGCGGAATCCGGGCGGACTTCCACTCCACGGGGCTCGGCCCGAGTCGGCTCCCTCCGGACATCGAAACGGCGCTGTACCGGGTCGTACAGGAGGCGCTCACCAACGTGGCCCGGCACGCACTGGCCACGACCGTGAGCGTCGTCATCAGTCGGCCCGACGGGTACGTGACGGCGGTGATCGAAGACGACGGCGCGGGGTTCGACCCCGAGGCGGGACCGAAGGGGCGGCTCGGGTTGCTCGGTATGCGCGAGCGCGTGGCGCTGGCGGGCGGGACGATGGAAGTCGAATCGGCCCACGGTCAGGGCACAACCATTATTGTCCGCATCCGTCTTCCAATTGAACCGCACTGACCAAATTTGGGACCGGTTCCGTGTCGCGTGGGAGCCCGCTGGGGTAACTGTGTCCGTAAAATTCCCGACGCGGTTCTTTACCCTTGCCGACAGACATCCGATTGCAAACAAAGCCGTTTAATTCTGTCCCACTCAGTCCATTCCGCGGATGTCGCTCGCTTTGAAGTCCACGCCGATCACCGCGGTCACGGGAACTTCCTTCCCCTTGTATTCGATCAGTCCACTGCGCACCTGAATCCGCCACTGGAGCGGCTCCTTCGTGGACTCCGCGACGTTGATGAGTTCCGGGTTCGCCTCGGTGAACACGATGTACTCCTGGCTCCGACGCGGTTCGAGCACCTTCGCATCGTTGCCCTGCTGGACTTCGATTTTCTTTTTGAAGCGGCCCGGGAGCGGCCACTCGATCTCCCCTCCGGGGAACACTTTGTGTCCGACGACGAGTCGCGTAATCGGTAGGTCGTCTTTGGTCGCGCGCCGGATGAACGCCGGGTCCATCGGGAAGATGGGCAGGTCGCTCGACCTGTTCGAGATGGCGAGCGTCAGAACCAGCGCGGTGCCGGCGCGGACCGTCTGCTTGTCCCTTTCGTCCGCACCTTCCAGGAGCATGCGGAGCGGGCGTTTTTGAACCCGAATTGGTTCCACATCCAACTGACCAATGGTGATTTTTCCGCCCAGCCCGGTGCGCTGAGCGGCGGGTAGTTCGCCGTCCACCGGGAAGTTTAGTTTGGTTACCTTTTTACGACTCACCGGGTCGAACTCGCCAAAGGTATCCGGGATCGTAGACAGCGGGTGACCGGTCTCGGGAACCCCACCGGACCGGAAGAACAGTCCGTAGATTGCGACCGCGGTCGCAACGATCGCGTAGCCGGCCAGGAGGACGAGGACGACGGTCTTCCCCCCTCCACTCGAGGCAGGACGCGGGCGCGCGGTGAGTGGCGGTTTCTCTTCGGTGACGGCGGGCGCTTCTTCGCGCTCTGGCTGTTTATTCGGGGGCGCTGCTGACGGGGTTTCGTTGGGTACGGGCGGCTCGGTCGACTTTGTGGGCTTCGCCGCGGGTGGGGGAAGGGGATCTGGCTCGAAGCCAGTAAACGGGTTGCTGTCCACGTGAGGGGGCGTGCTCGGTGCGACCGTGTTAGGTGCTTCGCTTTCGGCGCCCGATTCTGGATCGCTGAACGGATTCGACTGTTCAGATTTTGCTTCTGATTGTGTTGGCGCTGGGGGTTGGCTCGTCGGTGGATTAAAAATCGTTCCGGTCACAAGTGTGTGCGGAATTTGGCTCTGGGACGGAACGCTCGGTTCCGGGCGCAGGCTGAATCCGAACGGGTCGTCGGAACTGGACGCTGAGGGTGCGGGTTCGG
The Gemmata palustris DNA segment above includes these coding regions:
- a CDS encoding SPL family radical SAM protein, coding for MELIESRSIFSPATGFIRRGGFEWTCNPYVGCTFGCTYCYAAFLPQNRRPPDEWGKWITAKKNAAALAEKHAPRIAGLPVYMSSVTDPYQPIERGLMLTRGILEAIRPHQPRLTIQTRGPLVARDIDVLKEFHSLRVNMSIPTDSERVRQQFEPKAPPLDRRWDALAQLKDAGIAVGVCVTPTLPVANVDTFARRIADFKPDVVVCQDFHDAGGRFGADTGAEARTLLAETGWGPADYRRFVNRLRLSATVFEGESGFFPPPVGEERQKSATDERR
- a CDS encoding sensor histidine kinase is translated as MRRLNDTFLVKLADALRPLTDPVEVQATAARALGEYLRLSRVHYGETTDDGFVVVERDYTDGVMGIRGRFRMDGFGPGHIALLRAGRTLVVPDVAHCAELTEAERGAYAGVSVGAMVGVPLVKGGRLTAVLAAHQSAVREWTPEDVALIESVAERTWAAVEQARAESALRASEKVRLVALSAGRMGTWGWDLKGRTVSGDAAFAAMFNVPPGDRALPVEALQEKMAPEDAAKFEALMRAELAPGAEIEYTLRLDRVYGAPIWLAWRGRADAETPSYLVGVCFDVTARMRAEDALRESELRFELALTAAQMGVWTLDVATGVQVRDPNLNQLLGLAPAETTQPFPEFLDHVYVYDRAPVRAAFDASVHWGRGLSTEFRVVWPDGSVRWLRDRGDVFGDSRTGTRRMAGVCVDVTDLKDAEEALQRAHAGLETRVIERTTELASALESLGSEMARRVDLTRRLATAQEDERRRVARDLHDSVGQLLAGLSLAVKAVETAGELPPASAARLTEVQRMADALGREIHGLAVRLRPTSLDDIGLEPALEQLVAEWSGRCGIRADFHSTGLGPSRLPPDIETALYRVVQEALTNVARHALATTVSVVISRPDGYVTAVIEDDGAGFDPEAGPKGRLGLLGMRERVALAGGTMEVESAHGQGTTIIVRIRLPIEPH